A single Triticum dicoccoides isolate Atlit2015 ecotype Zavitan chromosome 2A, WEW_v2.0, whole genome shotgun sequence DNA region contains:
- the LOC119358531 gene encoding cytochrome P450 89A2-like, whose protein sequence is MDHADAFCNRPLNLFPVALVSGHRRSHSDNLTSVPYGPRWRVLRCTLSAAVLHPSRLGHTDPLRLQAMDALVADLRVRCVGGGGEIVVRDILNAAVFPLVARMCFGSGVDEGHVRAMRDLLQAFVLAVDGSKDFASSKTAKLLHWRRWRRFLAFRGKQAELFLPLVNARRNANRHPKLSGGLPAYLDHLLDARVPVDHDTADGKALRPLTDDELVSLLSEFLGAGPGTVVSSMEWTLAHLMLQQEVQNKIRREVDAVEGALSEARVRQMKYMRAVVLESLRLHPPIPLLLRDVPDQAVAGILGCTVAAVPTEGMRAHFNLGEIGRDKNAWTEPDAFRPERFLAGGEGEGVGLVPGPKEIKMMPFGAGRRACPGGALATMHVKSFVAALVREFEWAPPAGGGVDLTELDGFFKVMKTPLRARVTPR, encoded by the coding sequence ATGGACCACGCTGATGCCTTCTGCAACCGACCGCTGAACCTATTCCCCGTGGCCCTCGTCAGCGGGCATCGCCGCAGTCACAGCGACAACCTCACGTCTGTGCCCTACGGCCCGCGTTGGCGTGTTCTCCGGTGCACCCTCAGCGCCGCGGTCCTCCACCCATCACGTCTTGGACACACGGACCCGCTGCGCCTCCAGGCCATGGATGCCCTCGTTGCTGACCTCCGCGTCCggtgcgtcggcggcggcggcgagattgTCGTCCGCGACATCCTCAACGCCGCCGTGTTTCCGCTGGTGGCTCGCATGTGCTTCGGTAGCGGCGTGGACGAGGGTCACGTACGCGCCATGCGTGACTTGCTCCAGGCCTTTGTGCTGGCCGTTGATGGCAGCAAGGATTTTGCGAGCTCCAAGACGGCGAAGCTGCTGCACTGGAGGCGGTGGCGCCGGTTCCTCGCCTTCCGAGGCAAGCAGGCTGAGCTTTTCCTCCCTCTGGTCAACGCAAGACGGAACGCTAACCGTCATCCCAAGCTCAGCGGTGGCCTGCCGGCGTATCTAGACCACCTCCTCGACGCCCGCGTCCCCGTCGACCACGACACAGCCGACGGCAAGGCCCTGCGCCCTCTCACAGATGACGAGCTGGTGAGCCTTCTCTCGGAGTTCCTCGGTGCTGGGCCAGGGACCGTGGTGTCCAGCATGGAGTGGACCCTCGCCCACCTCATGCTCCAGCAGGAGGTCCAGAACAAGATCCGCCGCGAGGTCGACGCCGTGGAGGGCGCACTGTCCGAGGCACGCGTCCGGCAGATGAAGTACATGCGCGCGGTCGTGCTCGAGAGCCTTCGGCTCCACCCGCCGATTCCGCTGTTGCTGCGCGACGTCCCCGATCAGGCGGTCGCAGGAATCCTGGGATGCACCGTCGCCGCCGTGCCGACCGAGGGTATGCGGGCGCACTTCAACCTGGGAGAGATCGGCAGGGACAAGAATGCGTGGACGGAACCCGACGCGTTCCGTCCGGAGCGCTTCCTCGCTGGGGGCGAGGGGGAGGGCGTGGGCCTGGTGCCGGGGCCCAAGGAGATCAAGATGATGCCGTTTGGCGCGGGGCGGAGGGCGTGCCCGGGAGGAGCGCTCGCCACCATGCATGTCAAAAGCTTCGTGGCGGCGCTCGTACGTGAGTTCGAGTGGGCGCCGCCGGCGGGGGGAGGCGTCGACCTCACAGAGCTGGATGGGTTCTTCAAGGTGATGAAGACCCCGCTCCGGGCGCGCGTGACGCCGCGGTAG